The proteins below come from a single Gimesia alba genomic window:
- a CDS encoding adenylate/guanylate cyclase domain-containing protein: MIHLIAKGPRPGEKIEWHIPESQKMLLGRSADNDCAIPWDSTISRMHAEFQRNEDQLNIRCFPSVLNQIKFDEQFHSELTISVGDSFQIGETQFQSIERSSNSGVLEILDDLDTDSGILTEASLRITDLRIETVSKAVPSLWLCKDEGNLAKQAALLLKDVMPHADVVAVIQSDGPKKWNVAHWEQPVPGFRRVTIIRSLVRDTIRKGETAIEVESSRKGTPLANGRWAFCTPVKTEGNQKWCLYICGRFGEDSPSQAYLSTNDLQDDLNLVELLAHMLSAIRRVRKLEDRFSGIEQFFSPAIIKVVSEENAKHSLEPTETETAVLFCDLRRFSHMTEQAGKNLQQFLDRLKNALGVMTQSISSQNGVIADFQGDSALGFWGWPLPLTKGALPACLAALRIQQMFKISNSTHFNELSGFEVGIGITRGNAIAGKIGTREQAKVGVFGPVVNLASRLEGMTKQLGVPILIDEATASDVRNLLPESEGRCRHLGLFRPPGLEAPLSVYELLPTEGKSSISNQNIKDFEAAVDAFIDGDWDSSLDLLGHLPPKDRARDFLLLQIASHNYKAPFNWDGVVTLKK; encoded by the coding sequence ATGATACATCTCATTGCAAAAGGGCCAAGGCCGGGCGAAAAAATTGAATGGCATATTCCTGAATCGCAAAAAATGTTGTTAGGTAGGAGCGCTGACAACGATTGTGCCATTCCCTGGGATTCTACCATTTCACGGATGCATGCTGAATTCCAACGCAATGAAGATCAGCTGAATATCCGTTGTTTTCCCAGTGTACTGAACCAAATCAAGTTTGACGAGCAATTTCATAGCGAGTTGACGATCTCAGTAGGCGATTCGTTTCAGATTGGTGAGACTCAGTTTCAGTCGATTGAACGATCATCCAATTCCGGAGTTCTGGAGATTCTAGACGATCTGGATACCGATTCTGGGATATTAACAGAAGCCAGTCTGCGGATTACAGACCTCAGAATCGAAACCGTCTCCAAAGCCGTTCCCAGTTTATGGCTTTGCAAAGATGAAGGAAACCTGGCAAAACAGGCGGCTCTCCTACTCAAGGATGTGATGCCACATGCAGACGTGGTCGCTGTGATCCAAAGTGATGGTCCGAAAAAATGGAATGTCGCCCATTGGGAACAACCCGTTCCCGGTTTTCGGCGCGTTACGATCATCAGATCGCTGGTTCGTGACACTATCCGAAAAGGCGAGACTGCCATCGAAGTAGAAAGCAGTCGCAAAGGGACGCCGCTTGCCAATGGCCGCTGGGCGTTCTGTACTCCAGTCAAAACAGAGGGAAACCAGAAATGGTGCCTCTATATCTGCGGTCGCTTTGGTGAAGATTCGCCTTCACAGGCCTATTTATCTACGAATGATTTACAGGATGATTTGAATCTTGTCGAACTGCTGGCTCATATGCTGTCTGCCATTCGTCGCGTACGAAAGCTGGAAGACCGATTTTCCGGCATAGAACAGTTTTTCTCTCCCGCGATCATCAAAGTCGTTTCTGAGGAGAACGCCAAACATTCACTGGAACCAACGGAAACAGAAACAGCTGTCTTATTCTGCGACCTGCGACGTTTCTCACATATGACGGAACAGGCAGGGAAAAATTTACAACAGTTTCTGGATCGTTTGAAGAACGCCCTGGGCGTCATGACTCAAAGCATCAGTAGTCAGAATGGGGTCATCGCAGACTTCCAGGGGGATAGTGCGCTTGGTTTCTGGGGCTGGCCTCTGCCGTTGACGAAAGGAGCGCTTCCTGCCTGTCTTGCCGCGCTGCGAATTCAACAGATGTTCAAGATTTCGAACAGTACTCATTTCAATGAGTTGAGTGGTTTCGAAGTTGGAATCGGTATCACACGTGGCAACGCCATTGCCGGCAAGATTGGAACGCGCGAGCAGGCGAAAGTCGGTGTTTTTGGCCCCGTGGTCAATCTGGCCTCTCGCCTGGAGGGGATGACAAAGCAACTGGGGGTGCCGATTCTAATTGATGAAGCGACCGCCTCTGATGTACGAAATCTGCTTCCCGAATCTGAAGGACGTTGTCGCCATCTCGGTTTATTTCGTCCCCCAGGATTAGAAGCCCCGCTTTCGGTCTATGAACTACTACCCACTGAGGGAAAGAGTTCGATTTCAAATCAGAATATTAAAGACTTTGAAGCAGCCGTGGATGCATTTATTGATGGTGACTGGGACAGTTCGCTTGATCTGTTAGGGCATCTGCCCCCCAAAGATCGTGCCAGAGATTTTTTACTGCTCCAGATTGCCAGTCATAATTATAAAGCCCCCTTTAACTGGGATGGTGTGGTCACACTCAAGAAATGA
- a CDS encoding multiheme c-type cytochrome, which produces MNLAERRFRFLKSASCLFTLMVVCLVLQAVISVYSEKMYATESAAAASSFVSTDAESKAEQTKKTMGVVAADCKKCHPSEVAAWMKTVHFQSPDERLFKFEGNTKKYATAMGLTSADLQGDSMCADCHGTKAVRDGQVKVISGVSCEKCHGAAGGEDGWLNRHQSYHASMPISRAEETPEHRAERLKFCDQAGMKRSSDIYGLSKSCFKCHIVGNEKLIAAGHKAASAFDFVSWTGGEVKHNFLVDKTKNADAPSLWMERTGGTAENRKRVKFVVGTLVQLETALRARAKATNPAVIPQISGIIAAANGKLSQINAAAPTPEVQAVINLITPMFGTLFAPLPTDKETYTKAADEVAEQAKLFAKKYDGADFSKLDSVIKRYPPHYSQQFQDKYLNK; this is translated from the coding sequence ATGAATCTTGCCGAACGCAGATTTCGCTTTCTCAAATCAGCTAGTTGCCTGTTCACTTTGATGGTGGTTTGCCTGGTTCTGCAAGCCGTTATTTCAGTCTATTCCGAGAAGATGTATGCAACCGAATCTGCAGCAGCTGCATCCTCATTTGTGTCGACCGATGCAGAGTCAAAAGCAGAACAAACGAAAAAAACGATGGGTGTCGTTGCAGCCGACTGTAAGAAGTGTCATCCTTCTGAAGTTGCAGCCTGGATGAAAACGGTGCACTTTCAATCTCCCGATGAACGACTCTTTAAATTTGAAGGGAACACAAAAAAGTACGCAACGGCAATGGGACTGACGAGTGCCGACTTACAGGGCGATTCCATGTGTGCGGACTGTCATGGTACAAAGGCAGTCAGAGACGGCCAGGTCAAAGTAATTTCGGGAGTTTCATGTGAAAAGTGCCATGGTGCTGCCGGCGGAGAGGATGGCTGGCTCAATCGTCATCAGTCTTATCATGCCAGCATGCCAATTTCTCGTGCTGAAGAGACTCCAGAGCACCGTGCGGAACGGCTCAAGTTCTGTGACCAGGCTGGCATGAAACGCTCTTCCGATATTTATGGTCTGTCCAAATCCTGTTTTAAATGTCATATCGTTGGAAATGAAAAATTGATCGCTGCGGGACATAAGGCGGCAAGTGCCTTCGATTTTGTTTCCTGGACGGGTGGAGAAGTCAAACATAATTTCCTCGTTGACAAAACCAAAAATGCCGATGCCCCTTCATTGTGGATGGAACGAACTGGGGGAACTGCAGAAAATCGCAAGCGAGTCAAGTTTGTGGTTGGCACTTTAGTTCAACTGGAAACCGCACTACGAGCACGCGCTAAAGCAACAAACCCCGCTGTCATTCCACAAATAAGTGGGATTATCGCAGCGGCAAACGGCAAGCTGTCACAGATCAATGCTGCTGCTCCCACGCCGGAAGTTCAAGCGGTTATCAATCTCATCACACCTATGTTCGGGACACTGTTCGCGCCGCTGCCAACCGATAAAGAGACTTATACGAAGGCTGCTGATGAAGTCGCGGAACAGGCAAAACTATTTGCCAAAAAATATGATGGTGCTGATTTTTCCAAACTCGATTCTGTCATCAAACGCTATCCTCCACACTATTCTCAGCAGTTTCAGGACAAGTATCTGAATAAATAA
- a CDS encoding cyclic nucleotide-binding domain-containing protein, which yields MSEPSISRPRRWDKPFSLEPGSEEEMTDADVEILLKKPPFSQIDPAGFKRSLPLHDIIKNDARVVGFDDGDIVVRRGDWGNSAFFILSGNVRVGLERGKPTLPDEILGRRHHKVKNLWESFSQLWRNHSVPEVRKLDSVFSKSELKTRHAHNSTRIYLQEVSAVLDKYHTARLETGHWFGELAALGRTSRVATVFSEGVSQLLEIRWQGIRDILRHDQNGKLKQYIEDAFRERALAAFLRTTPLFHDCQPELMQRIVDQVEFHTFGNYDSPKPFKDLIENQDHATEGGEPVIIREGDYPSGIVMIRSGLARISQRHYNGRRTIGYLSPGQIFGLDEIRAEVQSLTPVGCRTQLSAIGHLNAVLVPTPLVEELLKQNDSTGAADLHEVKTHVSDSGSHSVKINDDTLLSQLVDQNFVQGTSLMVIDLERCTRCDDCVRACSTAHDNNPRFIRHGPILNQYMIPNSCLHCVDPICMIECPTGAIFRDFAQGDIIINEQTCIGCAQCASNCPFDAIRMVDIRDSKGNIIVDSKTRSPLTQATKCDLCIDQRGGPACERACPHDALFRVDMQDASQVGEVFSR from the coding sequence ATGTCAGAACCTTCGATTTCACGTCCGCGTCGCTGGGATAAACCTTTCTCGCTCGAACCAGGCAGCGAGGAAGAAATGACAGATGCAGATGTGGAAATCCTTCTGAAGAAGCCACCCTTTTCGCAGATTGACCCCGCTGGATTTAAGCGGTCTCTACCTCTGCACGACATCATTAAAAACGATGCACGGGTAGTTGGGTTTGACGATGGTGACATTGTTGTGCGGCGGGGAGACTGGGGAAATTCAGCCTTCTTTATTTTATCTGGTAATGTGCGTGTCGGTCTGGAAAGAGGAAAGCCAACTCTGCCTGATGAAATCCTGGGGCGGCGCCATCATAAGGTTAAAAACCTATGGGAATCTTTTTCACAACTCTGGCGAAATCACAGTGTACCTGAAGTCCGTAAACTAGATTCTGTGTTTTCCAAGTCTGAGTTGAAAACACGTCATGCGCACAACAGCACTCGAATCTATCTTCAGGAAGTCTCGGCTGTTCTCGATAAATACCATACCGCACGACTTGAAACAGGACATTGGTTTGGTGAACTGGCAGCGCTGGGCCGAACCAGCCGCGTCGCTACCGTGTTTTCGGAAGGGGTTTCACAGCTCCTTGAAATTCGCTGGCAGGGAATTCGCGATATTCTGCGACATGATCAGAATGGAAAACTGAAACAATATATCGAGGACGCGTTCCGCGAACGGGCTCTAGCTGCCTTCCTGCGAACAACTCCCTTGTTTCATGACTGTCAGCCAGAATTGATGCAACGGATTGTAGATCAGGTTGAATTTCATACTTTTGGCAACTATGACTCTCCGAAACCGTTTAAAGACTTAATCGAGAATCAGGATCATGCGACTGAGGGCGGGGAACCCGTTATCATCCGTGAAGGTGATTATCCCAGTGGCATCGTCATGATTCGTAGCGGCCTGGCCCGTATCAGTCAGCGGCATTATAACGGCCGACGTACAATTGGTTATTTATCTCCCGGTCAAATCTTTGGATTGGATGAAATTCGGGCTGAAGTACAATCGCTGACACCCGTTGGCTGCCGTACACAACTGAGTGCGATAGGACACCTGAACGCGGTGCTTGTGCCCACGCCACTTGTTGAGGAATTACTCAAGCAAAACGACTCTACCGGGGCCGCAGATCTGCATGAAGTCAAAACACACGTTTCGGATTCAGGCAGCCACTCGGTTAAAATCAATGATGATACGCTGCTCAGCCAGTTGGTCGATCAGAATTTTGTCCAAGGAACATCACTGATGGTGATTGACCTTGAACGTTGTACACGTTGCGATGATTGCGTCCGCGCCTGCTCTACCGCCCATGACAATAATCCCCGGTTTATTCGCCATGGGCCCATTCTCAATCAATATATGATTCCCAATTCCTGCCTGCATTGTGTGGATCCGATCTGCATGATTGAGTGCCCTACAGGTGCAATCTTTCGCGATTTTGCTCAAGGTGATATCATCATCAACGAACAAACCTGTATTGGCTGTGCCCAGTGTGCCAGCAACTGTCCATTTGATGCGATTCGTATGGTTGATATTCGAGATTCCAAAGGAAATATTATCGTCGATTCCAAAACGCGTTCACCCCTGACTCAAGCCACAAAGTGCGATTTGTGTATCGACCAGAGAGGCGGACCGGCCTGCGAACGTGCTTGCCCGCATGACGCACTCTTTCGTGTGGATATGCAGGATGCGTCTCAAGTGGGAGAGGTGTTTTCACGATGA